A genomic segment from Klebsiella africana encodes:
- the gatD gene encoding galactitol-1-phosphate 5-dehydrogenase produces the protein MKSVVIHAEGNVCVEERPIPTLQTENDVLVKVVSSGLCGSDIPRIFAKGAHYYPITLGHEFSGYVESYGAAVTDLQPGDAVACVPLLPCFQCPQCQREYFSLCKQYQFVGSRSEGGNAEYVVVKRANLFRLPDQMPIDDGAFIEPITVGLHAFHLAQGCEGKNVIIIGAGTIGLLALQCARELGANSVTAIDINPQKLELAKTLGATRVFNSREMSGQAIQQALEAIQFDQLVLETAGTPQTVALAIEAAGPRAQLALVGTLHHDLTLPAATFGQILRKELNIVGSWMNYSGPWPGEEWQTATRLLTEKRLQLAPLIAHCGDAESFAREVQALNGAPMQGKILLKLS, from the coding sequence ATGAAATCAGTGGTAATCCATGCTGAGGGGAACGTCTGCGTTGAAGAACGCCCTATCCCCACGCTGCAAACGGAAAACGATGTCCTGGTCAAAGTGGTCAGTTCCGGGTTATGCGGATCCGATATCCCGCGCATTTTCGCCAAAGGCGCGCATTACTACCCTATTACGCTGGGGCACGAATTCAGCGGTTATGTGGAATCCTACGGCGCGGCGGTAACCGACCTACAGCCCGGCGATGCCGTCGCCTGCGTGCCGCTGCTGCCCTGCTTCCAGTGCCCGCAGTGCCAGCGCGAATATTTCTCTTTATGTAAACAGTATCAGTTCGTCGGCTCACGCAGCGAAGGTGGCAACGCCGAATATGTGGTGGTAAAGCGCGCCAACCTGTTCCGCCTGCCGGACCAGATGCCAATCGATGATGGCGCGTTTATCGAACCGATAACCGTTGGCCTGCACGCTTTTCATCTGGCGCAGGGCTGTGAAGGTAAAAACGTGATTATTATCGGCGCCGGCACCATCGGCCTGCTGGCGCTACAGTGTGCTCGCGAGCTGGGAGCCAATAGCGTCACGGCTATCGACATTAATCCACAAAAGCTGGAGCTGGCCAAAACTCTCGGCGCTACCCGTGTGTTCAACAGTCGTGAGATGAGCGGCCAGGCAATTCAGCAGGCGCTGGAAGCCATTCAGTTCGACCAGTTAGTCCTCGAGACCGCCGGCACGCCGCAGACCGTCGCGCTGGCGATTGAGGCCGCCGGTCCGCGGGCGCAGCTGGCGCTGGTCGGCACGCTTCATCACGATTTAACCCTCCCGGCAGCCACCTTCGGGCAGATCCTGCGTAAGGAGTTGAATATTGTGGGTAGCTGGATGAACTACTCTGGCCCGTGGCCGGGAGAAGAGTGGCAAACGGCCACCCGCCTGCTGACAGAAAAACGCCTGCAGCTGGCGCCGCTGATCGCCCATTGTGGTGATGCAGAGAGCTTCGCTCGTGAAGTGCA
- a CDS encoding galactitol-specific PTS transporter subunit IIC, whose translation MFSEIMRYILDLGPTVMLPIVIIIFSKLLGMKLGDCFKSGLHIGIGFVGIGLVIGLMLDSIGPAAKAMAEHFQINLHVIDIGWPGSSPMTWASQIALVAIPVAIAVNIVMLVTRMTRVVNVDIWNIWHMTFTGAMLHIATGSYWIGILGVVVHAAFVYKLGDWFAKDTRDFFGLEGIAIPHGSSAYLGPVAVLVDTIIDKIPGLNRIHFSADDIQKRFGPFGEPVTVGFVMGLVIGALAGYDLKGILQLAVKTAAVMLLMPRVIKPIMDGLTPIAKQARKRLQAKFGGQEFLIGLDPALLLGHTSVVSASLIFIPLTILIAVVVPGNQVLPFGDLATIGFFVAMAVAVHQGNLFRTLISGVIIMGITLWIATQTIGLHTQLAANAGALKAGGMVASMDQGGSPITWLLIQLFTWQNVVGFAIIGIIYLAGVLLTWRRARGFIAAEKAEKSAAPQQSTGMS comes from the coding sequence ATGTTTAGCGAAATCATGCGTTATATCCTCGATCTCGGTCCGACGGTGATGCTGCCGATCGTGATCATTATCTTCTCCAAATTACTGGGGATGAAGCTCGGGGATTGTTTTAAATCTGGTCTGCATATCGGGATCGGGTTTGTCGGCATCGGGCTGGTCATTGGCCTGATGCTCGATTCCATCGGCCCAGCGGCAAAGGCGATGGCGGAGCATTTCCAGATTAATCTTCACGTGATCGACATCGGTTGGCCGGGTTCATCACCGATGACCTGGGCGTCGCAAATCGCCCTGGTGGCGATCCCGGTGGCCATCGCGGTCAATATCGTGATGCTGGTTACCCGTATGACCCGCGTGGTGAATGTTGATATCTGGAACATCTGGCATATGACCTTTACCGGCGCAATGCTGCATATCGCGACCGGGTCGTACTGGATAGGTATTCTCGGCGTAGTGGTGCATGCGGCTTTTGTGTATAAGCTGGGCGATTGGTTTGCCAAAGACACCCGCGATTTCTTCGGCCTCGAGGGTATTGCGATCCCGCACGGCAGTTCGGCGTATTTAGGGCCGGTTGCCGTCCTTGTGGATACCATCATCGACAAGATCCCCGGTCTTAACCGTATTCACTTTAGCGCCGATGACATTCAGAAACGCTTCGGCCCCTTCGGTGAACCGGTTACCGTTGGCTTCGTCATGGGGCTGGTGATTGGCGCGCTGGCGGGTTACGACCTGAAGGGCATTCTTCAGCTGGCGGTGAAAACCGCAGCGGTGATGCTGCTGATGCCCCGGGTGATCAAACCGATTATGGATGGCCTCACCCCGATAGCCAAACAGGCGCGTAAACGTCTGCAGGCTAAATTCGGCGGTCAGGAATTCCTGATTGGTCTCGATCCGGCGCTGCTGCTCGGTCATACCTCGGTGGTCTCGGCCAGCCTGATTTTCATCCCGCTGACCATTCTTATCGCCGTCGTGGTTCCTGGCAACCAGGTTCTGCCATTTGGTGACCTGGCCACCATCGGCTTCTTCGTAGCGATGGCAGTGGCTGTACATCAGGGCAATCTGTTCCGTACGTTGATTTCCGGGGTCATCATTATGGGAATCACCCTGTGGATCGCCACCCAGACCATTGGCCTGCACACCCAGTTGGCGGCAAACGCCGGGGCCCTGAAAGCCGGCGGCATGGTGGCCTCAATGGACCAGGGTGGTTCGCCGATTACCTGGCTGCTGATCCAGCTCTTTACCTGGCAAAATGTGGTTGGCTTCGCGATTATCGGCATCATCTATCTGGCCGGCGTTCTGCTGACCTGGCGTCGCGCTCGCGGCTTCATCGCCGCGGAAAAAGCAGAAAAAAGCGCTGCCCCGCAACAAAGTACAGGCATGTCTTGA
- the gatB gene encoding PTS galactitol transporter subunit IIB — protein sequence MKRKVIVACGGAVATSTMAAEEIKELCADHNIELDLVQCRVNEIETYMDGADLICTTARVERTFGDIPVVHGMPFVSGVGIEALQQKILGILAE from the coding sequence ATGAAACGTAAAGTTATCGTCGCCTGTGGCGGTGCCGTCGCCACCTCCACGATGGCGGCTGAAGAGATTAAAGAGCTGTGTGCAGACCACAATATTGAACTGGATTTGGTGCAGTGCCGGGTCAATGAAATCGAAACCTACATGGACGGGGCGGACCTTATCTGCACCACCGCACGTGTGGAGCGAACCTTCGGCGACATTCCGGTGGTGCACGGCATGCCGTTCGTTTCGGGCGTCGGCATTGAAGCCTTACAACAGAAAATTCTCGGCATCCTCGCGGAGTAA
- the gatA gene encoding PTS galactitol transporter subunit IIA yields MSQLFVRTGIHFSSSQQALEHIGAEMLARGVVHDSYPAALLEREATFPTGIALEQHAVAIPHCEAVHAKSPAIYLIRPDMPVSFQRADDDGEIDVSLIIALIVENPAAQLKLLRRLFSELQNPHTLEALLAASDDQLPVRFQQFILEPELNAVAS; encoded by the coding sequence ATGAGTCAACTGTTTGTTCGTACCGGCATTCATTTCAGTTCCAGCCAGCAGGCACTGGAACACATTGGCGCAGAGATGCTGGCGCGAGGCGTCGTACACGACAGCTATCCCGCCGCCCTGCTAGAACGCGAAGCGACTTTTCCCACCGGTATCGCCCTGGAGCAGCATGCTGTCGCTATCCCGCACTGCGAAGCGGTCCACGCGAAATCACCGGCCATTTACCTGATACGTCCGGACATGCCGGTCTCTTTTCAGCGCGCTGACGACGACGGCGAAATCGACGTTTCGCTCATCATCGCACTGATTGTTGAAAACCCGGCGGCACAGCTGAAGCTGCTGCGCCGGTTATTTAGTGAGCTACAAAATCCGCACACGCTGGAGGCACTGCTCGCCGCTTCCGACGATCAGCTGCCGGTGCGGTTCCAGCAATTTATCCTTGAGCCCGAGCTTAACGCCGTGGCTTCATAA
- the gatZ gene encoding tagatose-bisphosphate aldolase subunit GatZ, translating to MKDIITRHKSGEHIGICSVCSAHPLVIEAALRFDLLTNNKVLIEATSNQVNQFGGYTGMQPADFRDFVYNIARTVGFPAERIILGGDHLGPNCWQDEPAAVAMEKSIDLIQAYVAAGFSKIHLDASMSCADDPVPLDPGVVAERAARLCQAAEETASDEQKRHLTYVIGTEVPVPGGEASTIGSVHVTRAQDAAATLETHEAAFRKLGLDAALERVIAIVVQPGVEFDHTQIIHYQPQEAKALSAWIENTPMVYEAHSTDYQTRQAYRALVRDHFAILKVGPALTFALREAIFALAQMENELIAPESRSRVMEVIDEVMLNEPGYWKKYYRPTWSQAMVDIHFSLSDRIRYYWPHPRIRQSVEKLIANLTDAKLPLGLISQYMPVQFERLSLNELNAEPHALILDKIQDVLRAYRYGCSSETA from the coding sequence ATGAAAGACATTATCACTCGCCATAAGTCAGGCGAACATATCGGCATCTGTTCAGTTTGTTCGGCGCATCCGCTGGTTATCGAAGCGGCGTTACGTTTCGACCTGTTGACCAACAATAAGGTGCTGATCGAAGCGACGTCCAACCAGGTGAATCAGTTTGGTGGCTACACCGGCATGCAGCCGGCCGATTTCCGCGACTTCGTCTACAACATCGCGCGTACCGTCGGTTTTCCGGCGGAGCGCATTATTCTTGGCGGCGACCATCTTGGACCGAACTGCTGGCAAGACGAACCGGCCGCCGTGGCGATGGAAAAATCAATCGACCTGATCCAAGCCTACGTCGCCGCCGGCTTTAGTAAAATCCATCTCGATGCATCAATGTCCTGTGCTGACGATCCGGTGCCGCTGGATCCTGGTGTGGTTGCTGAGCGCGCCGCTCGTCTGTGTCAGGCTGCCGAAGAGACCGCCAGCGATGAGCAAAAGCGCCACCTGACCTACGTCATCGGGACCGAAGTTCCGGTTCCCGGCGGTGAGGCCAGCACCATCGGCAGCGTACATGTCACCCGGGCGCAGGACGCCGCCGCGACGCTCGAAACCCATGAAGCCGCCTTCCGCAAGCTGGGCCTCGACGCCGCGCTGGAACGCGTTATCGCCATCGTCGTGCAGCCAGGCGTGGAGTTTGACCATACGCAAATCATTCATTACCAGCCGCAGGAAGCGAAAGCGCTCTCCGCCTGGATCGAAAACACCCCGATGGTCTACGAAGCGCACTCCACCGACTACCAAACCCGCCAGGCTTATCGTGCGCTGGTCCGCGACCATTTCGCCATTCTGAAAGTCGGCCCGGCGCTCACCTTTGCCCTGCGTGAAGCCATCTTTGCCCTCGCCCAAATGGAAAATGAGCTGATCGCCCCGGAGTCTCGCAGTCGCGTGATGGAGGTGATCGACGAAGTGATGCTTAACGAACCCGGCTACTGGAAAAAATACTATCGCCCCACCTGGAGCCAGGCGATGGTCGATATCCACTTCAGCCTTTCCGACCGTATCCGTTATTACTGGCCACATCCGCGTATTCGCCAGAGCGTTGAGAAACTTATCGCTAATCTGACCGACGCTAAGCTGCCGCTGGGGCTTATCAGCCAGTATATGCCGGTGCAGTTTGAACGACTGTCGCTGAATGAGCTGAACGCCGAGCCGCACGCGCTGATCCTCGACAAAATCCAGGATGTCCTGCGCGCCTATCGCTACGGCTGTTCTTCTGAAACCGCGTGA
- a CDS encoding HPr family phosphocarrier protein: MQLTSADICFDRQVKTKDEALQRVVAVLTHAGHTRADYLQGMREREGQISTYLGNGIAIPHGTPHSRDAVLKTGVKVLACPQGVDWGEEQTAYLIVGIAAQDNEHLDILRQLTHALGDDRVPEALTRADTPQAVLEILAGDIPLPAGEEPQPEPQFDEEATFTLRNPHGLHARPSAVLVKAVKQWRSQIRVENLDTRSAIVDAKNLMRVVSLGAKQGHRLHFMASGNDAQQALKAIGDAFNAGLGEIAAQPQQVSQEAVKTKRSWLSRLFS; this comes from the coding sequence ATGCAACTGACATCTGCCGATATTTGTTTCGATCGTCAGGTCAAAACGAAAGACGAGGCGCTACAGCGTGTCGTTGCAGTCCTGACCCATGCCGGACATACGCGGGCAGACTATCTGCAAGGCATGCGCGAGCGCGAGGGGCAAATCAGCACCTATCTGGGCAACGGTATCGCCATTCCCCACGGTACCCCGCACAGTCGCGACGCAGTGCTTAAAACGGGCGTTAAGGTGCTGGCTTGTCCGCAGGGGGTTGATTGGGGTGAGGAGCAAACCGCCTATCTGATTGTCGGTATTGCAGCTCAGGACAATGAGCATCTCGATATTTTGCGCCAGCTCACCCATGCTCTGGGCGATGATCGAGTACCTGAGGCGCTGACGCGCGCTGATACCCCCCAGGCGGTGCTGGAAATTCTCGCCGGCGACATTCCTCTGCCAGCAGGCGAAGAACCACAACCCGAGCCGCAATTTGACGAAGAGGCCACCTTTACCCTGCGTAATCCGCACGGGCTACATGCCCGTCCCAGCGCGGTGCTGGTGAAAGCCGTCAAGCAGTGGCGATCGCAAATCCGCGTCGAAAATCTTGATACGCGCTCCGCCATTGTTGATGCCAAGAATCTGATGCGCGTCGTATCGCTGGGTGCCAAACAGGGTCATCGTCTGCACTTTATGGCCAGCGGCAACGATGCGCAGCAGGCGTTAAAAGCTATTGGCGACGCTTTTAACGCCGGTCTCGGCGAAATTGCCGCCCAGCCGCAGCAGGTTTCCCAGGAAGCAGTCAAAACGAAACGCAGCTGGCTCTCCCGATTATTTAGTTAA
- a CDS encoding PTS fructose transporter subunit IIC, whose product MKKIIAVTGCPTGIAHTFMAEEALKTAAKKLNVEIKVETNGASGVENAITPEDLKDIYGVIIAADKDVNAERFNGLPVIEVPVKEAIHHPAELINKVVNGQAQRRQGLSATTDPAEKYERESFGRQIYKHLMSGVSNMLPFVVAGGILIAVSFLWGIYSADPNSPQYNVIAATLMKVGQQAFSIMVPVFTAYIAWSISGRPGMVAGFVGGLLANATGAGFLGGIIAGFAAGYFMLLIRHLLDGLPRQYEGLKSIFIMPLIGVLVIGVMMVLLGQPVAAINNGMMNWLSSLQEANPILLGIVVGAMCSFDFGGPVNKAAYVTGTLLLGQGNYFFMAGVSAACITPPLVIALATTFFPKGFSEEERAAGMVNYILGCTHITEGAIPFAAKDPLRVIPMMMIASSISAVLSYSLHIQVPAPHGGFLILPLVSKPLMWVLCILAGSACGALMLGCWRLWQKRTDKATALAGAMK is encoded by the coding sequence ATGAAAAAAATTATTGCCGTGACCGGCTGCCCTACAGGTATTGCTCATACATTTATGGCTGAAGAGGCCTTAAAAACCGCAGCGAAAAAATTAAACGTTGAAATAAAAGTCGAAACCAATGGCGCTTCCGGCGTAGAAAACGCCATTACGCCGGAAGACCTGAAGGATATTTATGGCGTCATTATCGCTGCCGATAAAGATGTTAATGCCGAACGTTTTAATGGTTTACCGGTTATTGAGGTGCCGGTTAAAGAAGCCATTCACCATCCGGCGGAATTAATAAATAAAGTCGTTAACGGCCAGGCGCAGCGTCGCCAGGGGCTCTCTGCGACAACGGATCCCGCCGAGAAATATGAGCGAGAATCGTTCGGCCGACAGATTTACAAACATCTGATGAGCGGCGTTTCCAACATGCTGCCGTTCGTTGTCGCCGGCGGGATCTTAATCGCTGTTTCTTTCTTATGGGGTATCTACTCCGCCGACCCGAATTCACCGCAGTATAACGTGATTGCCGCCACCCTGATGAAAGTCGGTCAGCAGGCGTTCTCGATCATGGTGCCGGTGTTTACCGCCTACATTGCCTGGTCGATATCTGGCCGCCCTGGCATGGTTGCCGGTTTTGTCGGCGGTCTGCTGGCGAACGCCACCGGCGCCGGGTTCCTCGGTGGGATCATTGCCGGTTTTGCTGCCGGGTATTTTATGCTGCTGATCCGTCATCTGCTCGACGGTCTGCCGCGCCAGTACGAAGGGCTGAAGTCGATCTTTATTATGCCGCTGATCGGCGTCCTGGTGATCGGCGTGATGATGGTTCTGCTCGGCCAGCCGGTAGCAGCGATCAACAATGGCATGATGAACTGGCTCAGCTCTCTGCAGGAAGCCAACCCAATCCTGCTGGGGATCGTGGTCGGCGCAATGTGCTCCTTCGACTTCGGCGGGCCGGTCAACAAAGCGGCCTATGTCACCGGTACGCTGCTGCTGGGACAAGGTAACTACTTCTTTATGGCCGGTGTATCTGCCGCCTGCATCACGCCGCCGCTGGTTATCGCCCTGGCGACCACGTTCTTTCCGAAAGGCTTTAGCGAGGAGGAACGCGCCGCCGGGATGGTCAACTATATCCTCGGCTGCACGCACATTACCGAAGGTGCGATTCCCTTTGCCGCCAAGGATCCGCTGCGGGTGATCCCGATGATGATGATCGCCTCCTCAATTTCTGCGGTACTCAGCTACAGCCTGCATATTCAGGTTCCGGCACCGCACGGCGGCTTCTTAATCCTGCCGCTGGTCAGTAAACCGTTGATGTGGGTGCTGTGCATTCTCGCCGGTTCCGCCTGCGGGGCACTTATGCTGGGATGCTGGCGGCTGTGGCAGAAACGCACTGACAAAGCGACAGCTCTTGCTGGCGCCATGAAATAA
- the pfkB gene encoding 1-phosphofructokinase, whose amino-acid sequence MIHTLTLNTAIDMNIFCDPLQPAAVNRTRQTEYCPNGKGVNVSLVLHHYQQPTHVMGIFGGFTGRYIVEELRKQHINVTPAWVAEPTRINIFINDGSDEYKLVNPGARIDDEGKEQILHHLQCVVPGDYLVISGSLPPGIESRFYSEILVLCQQKGCEVILDISHPVLRQLLEWRPLLIKPNDDELKEIFGLDVSSPRRAREAMQTLHQLGARNVLLTLGAQGLYFSNGEQLWFCSAPKIELVSSACAGDAALGAFLSHWLNTDDIPQALALASATGADVAASAGLGKLNRTQELLQQLQIVQL is encoded by the coding sequence GTGATCCACACCCTGACACTGAATACCGCGATCGATATGAATATCTTTTGCGATCCGCTCCAGCCGGCGGCAGTCAACCGCACCCGGCAAACGGAATATTGCCCGAATGGTAAAGGGGTTAACGTCTCACTGGTATTACATCATTACCAGCAGCCAACCCACGTCATGGGCATATTCGGCGGTTTTACCGGACGCTATATCGTTGAGGAACTACGCAAACAACATATTAATGTCACGCCGGCATGGGTCGCTGAACCCACCCGTATTAATATCTTTATTAACGACGGCAGCGATGAATACAAACTGGTAAATCCCGGCGCGCGGATTGACGATGAAGGGAAAGAACAAATTCTTCATCATTTACAGTGCGTCGTGCCCGGTGATTATTTAGTTATCAGCGGCAGTCTGCCACCGGGAATAGAGAGCCGGTTCTATAGCGAGATTCTGGTGCTGTGTCAGCAAAAAGGGTGTGAAGTCATCTTAGATATCAGCCACCCGGTGCTGCGCCAGCTGTTAGAGTGGCGTCCACTATTGATTAAACCCAATGACGACGAGCTGAAAGAGATCTTTGGTCTGGATGTCAGCAGCCCCCGGCGGGCACGCGAAGCAATGCAAACGCTCCACCAGCTCGGGGCGCGCAATGTTCTGCTGACCCTTGGCGCGCAAGGGCTCTATTTTTCGAACGGCGAGCAACTGTGGTTCTGCTCGGCACCGAAAATCGAACTGGTCAGCTCGGCCTGCGCCGGCGATGCCGCGCTGGGTGCGTTCCTCAGCCATTGGCTTAACACAGACGATATTCCCCAGGCCCTGGCGCTGGCCAGCGCCACCGGCGCTGATGTGGCCGCCTCCGCCGGGCTGGGTAAATTAAACCGTACGCAAGAATTATTACAACAACTTCAGATCGTCCAATTATAA
- a CDS encoding tagatose bisphosphate family class II aldolase, with the protein MYIISSKNMLLKAQRQGYAVPAFNIHNLETMQVVVETAAELRSPLILAGTPGTYSYAGTGNVVAIARDLAKKWDLPLALHLDHHEDLADITRKVQAGIRSVMIDGSHSPFEENVALVKSVVELSHRYDASVEAELGRLGGVEDDLVVDAKDALYTNPEQAREFVARTGIDSLAVAIGTAHGLYTAEPKLDFERLAAIRDCVDVPLVLHGASGLPDSDIRRAISLGVCKVNVATELKIAFSDALKAYFLENPGANDPRHYMKPAKAAMKEVVRKVIHVCGCEGQL; encoded by the coding sequence ATGTACATCATTTCCAGTAAAAACATGCTGTTAAAAGCTCAACGACAAGGTTATGCCGTGCCGGCTTTCAATATCCATAACCTCGAAACCATGCAGGTCGTCGTTGAAACGGCGGCTGAATTACGCTCCCCCTTGATCCTTGCCGGCACGCCCGGTACCTACAGCTATGCCGGCACCGGCAACGTAGTGGCGATCGCCCGCGATCTGGCGAAAAAGTGGGATCTCCCGCTCGCCCTGCACCTCGATCATCACGAGGATCTGGCTGATATTACGCGCAAAGTGCAGGCAGGGATCCGCTCGGTCATGATCGATGGCTCTCACTCACCGTTCGAGGAAAATGTGGCACTGGTAAAAAGTGTGGTGGAGTTGAGCCACCGCTATGATGCCAGCGTTGAAGCCGAGCTGGGTCGTCTGGGCGGAGTTGAAGACGATCTGGTGGTCGATGCTAAAGATGCGCTCTATACCAACCCCGAACAGGCCCGCGAATTTGTCGCTCGTACCGGTATTGATTCGCTGGCCGTCGCCATTGGTACCGCGCACGGCCTTTACACCGCCGAACCGAAGCTTGATTTTGAGCGCCTGGCGGCTATTCGCGACTGCGTTGACGTTCCGCTGGTTCTGCATGGCGCTTCCGGCCTGCCGGATAGTGATATTCGTCGCGCCATTTCTCTGGGCGTATGCAAAGTCAACGTCGCCACCGAACTAAAAATCGCTTTCTCAGATGCGCTGAAAGCCTACTTCCTGGAAAATCCGGGCGCCAACGATCCTCGTCACTATATGAAACCGGCGAAAGCGGCAATGAAAGAGGTCGTTCGCAAAGTCATTCACGTTTGTGGCTGCGAAGGACAACTGTAA
- a CDS encoding DeoR/GlpR family DNA-binding transcription regulator — MDIAEIVRKNGEIKVDDLAEMLAVSGVTIRNDLNYLEQQGYLKRSFGGAIYTAQAGAPVAVMREAPAVRDKALETEMARQVAAQIEDGETLFLGQGSILRKVIPFLANREELCLLLNDLGHVALAQEFLNGETVLLGGVLSGQGRIVEGELALKALGHYRPSRALIAVDHIAEDGTLSVRNEVTAHLLSEAVAQSKRVIAIVASRPVYGEKRYAVGELQQISSVVTPQVVAAEYHACFLAAGLTNSYTNNECLTWLNTALHKTNQER, encoded by the coding sequence TTGGACATCGCAGAGATCGTTCGTAAGAACGGCGAGATCAAAGTCGACGATCTGGCCGAAATGCTCGCTGTTTCTGGCGTGACAATCCGTAACGATCTCAACTATCTCGAGCAACAGGGCTACTTGAAACGCTCCTTCGGCGGGGCGATTTATACCGCCCAGGCTGGCGCGCCGGTTGCGGTGATGCGGGAAGCACCAGCCGTCAGGGATAAAGCGCTGGAGACGGAAATGGCTCGCCAGGTGGCGGCGCAGATAGAAGATGGCGAAACGCTGTTTTTAGGCCAGGGTTCCATTTTGCGTAAAGTGATCCCCTTTCTGGCCAACAGAGAAGAACTTTGCTTGCTGTTAAACGATCTGGGCCATGTCGCGCTGGCGCAGGAGTTTTTAAATGGGGAAACCGTTCTGCTAGGCGGGGTGCTGTCCGGCCAGGGGCGGATTGTGGAGGGCGAGCTGGCGCTGAAGGCGTTAGGCCATTACCGCCCTTCACGTGCGCTGATCGCGGTGGATCATATTGCCGAAGACGGTACGCTGAGCGTGCGTAACGAGGTCACAGCACATTTGCTAAGCGAGGCTGTCGCCCAGAGTAAACGAGTCATTGCGATTGTCGCGTCCAGACCGGTCTATGGCGAGAAACGTTATGCTGTGGGTGAATTACAACAGATCAGCAGCGTCGTGACTCCCCAGGTCGTCGCGGCAGAGTACCATGCCTGCTTCCTCGCCGCGGGTTTGACCAACAGCTATACCAACAATGAATGCCTGACATGGCTCAATACGGCTTTGCATAAGACAAACCAGGAGCGGTGA
- a CDS encoding sugar kinase: protein MNVTICTIGELLVEFLAKEENQGFSRPGEFWGPYPSGAPAIFADQVAKLGFGSVLFSCVGSDAFGEMNIARLEKDGVNVNGIAMLQKATTGSAFVSYRSQAQRDFIFNMPNSACGLLTADHIDEALLNRCQHFHIMGSSLFSFRIIDAMRKAIENIKGRNGTVSFDPNIRKEMLNIPEMSQAFEYILDYTDIFLPSDGELDYFGLNPERNEQVLVDKLLKRGVKHVVIKRGPRGASYFSAHETHHVAGFNVPVVDPTGAGDCFGATFVSLFLNGATPQEALRWANASGSLAISQRGPMEGTSTQAQISAFLAAQHP, encoded by the coding sequence ATGAACGTAACCATTTGCACCATCGGCGAGCTGCTGGTGGAGTTTCTCGCCAAGGAAGAGAATCAGGGTTTTTCCCGCCCCGGTGAATTTTGGGGGCCTTATCCGAGCGGGGCGCCGGCAATCTTTGCCGATCAGGTGGCTAAGCTGGGTTTTGGCTCTGTGCTGTTTAGCTGCGTGGGCAGCGACGCCTTTGGCGAGATGAATATTGCGCGGCTGGAGAAAGACGGCGTCAACGTCAACGGCATCGCCATGCTGCAGAAAGCGACTACCGGTAGCGCCTTCGTCAGCTATCGTAGCCAGGCGCAGCGCGATTTTATTTTTAACATGCCCAATAGCGCCTGCGGTTTACTGACCGCCGACCACATTGATGAGGCGCTGCTCAACCGGTGTCAACATTTTCACATTATGGGATCGTCGCTGTTCTCGTTCCGTATTATCGATGCGATGCGTAAAGCGATTGAAAATATTAAAGGCCGCAACGGGACGGTGTCATTCGACCCCAATATTCGTAAAGAGATGCTTAACATCCCGGAGATGTCGCAGGCCTTTGAATATATCCTCGACTACACCGATATCTTCCTGCCGAGCGACGGCGAGCTGGATTACTTTGGCCTCAACCCGGAACGTAATGAGCAGGTCCTGGTTGATAAGTTACTGAAACGCGGCGTGAAGCATGTGGTGATTAAACGCGGGCCGCGTGGCGCCAGCTACTTTAGCGCCCACGAGACGCACCATGTCGCCGGCTTCAACGTGCCGGTGGTGGATCCGACTGGTGCCGGGGACTGCTTTGGCGCCACCTTTGTCAGCCTGTTCCTCAATGGCGCTACGCCGCAGGAGGCGCTGAGATGGGCAAACGCCAGCGGCTCGCTGGCGATTAGCCAACGTGGCCCTATGGAAGGCACCTCGACGCAGGCGCAGATCAGCGCTTTTCTTGCCGCACAGCACCCATAA